AATTGGAAATTAGCTTTGTAGTATAGATTTCATCGTTTCAATATGCATGCAATTCTGCAGCTACCACATGCCTCGAATaacatcaaaatttttattaagattaGACACAGAAAAGTAGGACTTACCCACTTCAGCTGTGATGCCGGTTCCAAACAATGAGGCAAATTTTGCCCGAAAATCATTATTTCAGCATACAGATTGCATCCACACTTATTTGTTTACTAAGAATAGGCACAAGAATATCAAACACTCGGCAAATCCTCAACATCAGGAATTAAATCCTCAATATAAAAAGGGAATAAGAGGTAAGGGCCTTCACAAATTAAATCCTCAATATAAAAAGCTAGGACATGCTTATATTCCTAGCTTATCCTTAATTACAAAGAAACAAATATAGAAGTAGGAACGTTTTGGGTTTTCAATAAGTAGACTTTAAATTGGGTTCTAGCAAAATTATATCACTTTTATCATGAATTCAAGTCTTTCAAAAtgacttaattttttaactCAAAGAATTGAATTATAgcaactttaaacttttcaagaATGAGAATTGGTCAAACTAAATTGAACTAAACTGAATTCAACTCTTtcatttttaaacttttcaaaTACAGATAGATGCCCCAGAAAAAAAACAGCATCCAGTAATTCAGATAATTTTACTATGTAGACCAATCAACATTTGTTGTTTCTTAATGCATATTAAGAAACATACCTCTTCACGAATCATGTGTAGAATAGGCGCACTCCTCTTTGGAATTCCTCCACCCTGAAATTCAAAGCAGATCAAACATGTTAATGGAAGCAATCCTTTATATAGAAAAAGACCTTTTGGTAGATCTAATGGATAACAGTATATTAACAATAGAATTGGGTGCAGGGAGAGTGGGGCTAAACTAAGGCACTATAAAATGGTTAAATGGCATACCTGACCATACTGAAAATTTCGTTTCAATGCCTCATCCAAATGCTGCTCATCTCTATATCGGTATCTTGTAACATCACACTTGACCTAATTAGAACTATAGTAAGTCATTCCATCGATGGAAGTCCAGAAGCATAGCAAGCATACTACCATACATGTGGTAATGTTTCCTCATACTACGACTATCACTGTAATGCCACACATATGACCTCAGATAGTACCACACCTACTCACCACAGAAAGTCTACCATCACCATTGATACCCAACTATAAAACCACCATCATGCCACCACTATCACCTTTATACCACCACCAACACCAGTACTCCATCACTATTAGCACCATAACACCATTATTGGCTGTACCTGTTCATCAGTACTACCACCATAATACATGTGAATGAATAACTATGTCCCCCGAATATTTACATCTGTCAATGTATAAATTTCATCTACTTTTCTACTTCTCTTAATTCTGCCCCAAAAACAATATCGATTAATAATAATGAGTGCAAACGCAAACTGAAGTGCAGATTGAAAAAAGAATTTGGCCAGTAAAAGGCCCTATCCTTGGAAATGTTACTCAATTTCCACATTTCATctctttatttaataatttggaAAATTTACTACTTAGtccctatattataaaaaaactcattagttggtcctcaattttaaaaagtacattaaaatatatttgaaaagtatattaaaatatatttgaaattttaaaaaatctactagttaGTCATTTGTTTAGTTTAAACCAttagatgttttattatttagtccctgAGCTTTGAAAAACACTCATGATTTgatctcttaattttataaaaagctTACTAATTAGTCCGTTTGTGTTGAGGACATTTTAAACGTTTTTACAATAATTAACCGCTAAAATTAACGGaataactaattagtaaattttttaaaacttcatgcacgttttaatgtatttttaaaaccaATGGATTAACTAATGAGTTCCATTATAACACAAGAATCaaatagtaattttccctttaatAATTCAAAATTGGTTCAGCATAACCTATGATCACAAAATCTTGAGTCAAATTACTAACTAAGGAATCCAAATACTCCGAATCAAATTAATCAAGAAAGGCCAATACCTGTTTAAGGATTGGAGTGGCACTTGTTTCCCTTAACATTAGAGCATCAGAATAAGTAAGGCATGGTGTACTGGCTTCAGTTCTGCATGCTCTACCAgtcaaaggaaaagaaaaattacaTTGCTGCCAGTGTAATTAGAATAAAGCAGTTAATGATCTAATTCAACATTTTACATATGGTTTTAAATCCAAATAGAAATGGAAGCTAGCAGAAAAATATCAAACCAGAATACTAGACAAGCAAAAATACATATCAAATCAAGGAAATAGACGAAAATAGACATGCATTCAGTGTCACACTAACTGACAACTTATTATTTTATACAACCACACCATCTCATGTAATCTAGTTCCGCTAAAACTAAGATAAAATTATGGATACCATTTTAACGTGTACTTAAACTATGAGAACGCTGAAAATTCGAAGAGTTGCAGCAAGTTCATGGAAAAAACTAAAACAAGTTGGTAATCAGATCCCTTGTTAATGCACATTAGTATACATATATGATTCAGCAAACACATTAATGTCATATTATattcaaaaaagaaaaggaaaaagcaaAGTTACACGACATTTTTTCAAGTAATGGACAAAATCCTAATAGCAAGGAAGAAAGACATATTAACCTTCACAGCTATGTATACCAATAATTGCAATAGGAAAGCAACATATTAGCATTAATAGTGACCATTCAGATCCTGGGAGGACATCAAACCCTTGTTTGGTTCAAATAGCCTACTTGCTAGGAGGTTAACttcctaaaatataatttaaccaAGTTAGGGAAAGTAACTTGCTTTCCTGTAATAGAGGATGTAAGACATTTGACTACAGAAAGACAAGAAAGATGGAATTAAACAAgcaaaatttagtatttattgGGAACCTAAAAGTTCCTAAGTTGAAATAACCCCAAAGAGGATGTTTGATTTACCCTTTTCTTCTAGCTAAAAGCAGATCAGCTCACAAACAGTCAATTTAAATGTTTGGTAACCTCCTTAAAAAGGAAGTTGAGAGCTAATAGGTAACCGAGTAGCTGTCTTTTTTATCCACTCTAATTTTAGAGCTTTTTTTCATTAAGCTGTAGCTAATGAgactttatcttttattttgatcATATTATCCTTTTTGTGTTTGttacttataaaattttcatattaacataaattttagtatatattAATAGATTATTTATACTTACAAAATaagtattaatattataaaatacctatattctatattattttttttatctttatataataaaaatgcaaaaatacataaaaagtaaattttatttcgtgaacaattataatattaaatcttatatatattatatgacaaattattaattttatgtgtactttaataataaataaattatatgatatataaCTTTATTCATCATTTTACATGTAAACAATAACAACAATACATAATTTACCAAATATTTCAGATGTTTAAGTTGCAAATAGCAATTGGCTATCAGTTATATCTAACAATTAAACCAAACAGCCTCTAACTAAACAAAGCCAAGTATGGCAAAACCATACGAGCAGTTCATGCACAATCAG
The Manihot esculenta cultivar AM560-2 chromosome 1, M.esculenta_v8, whole genome shotgun sequence genome window above contains:
- the LOC110609813 gene encoding uncharacterized protein LOC110609813 is translated as MEQRLWMVVLAVDGEGGLRLEYDSVTLSISVSSLPSSQPPRLPSRPGAKPHYHLKVLFLTGAADSTQPSTIASSSSARTLVSFGVVRLGYGISVLLRQCNFSFPLTGRACRTEASTPCLTYSDALMLRETSATPILKQVKCDVTRYRYRDEQHLDEALKRNFQYGQGGGIPKRSAPILHMIREEVCFLICIKKQQMLIGLHSKII